The Sediminispirochaeta smaragdinae DSM 11293 genome has a segment encoding these proteins:
- a CDS encoding Fic family protein, giving the protein MLQYHTNYEHLCFQERWTITKDIALLLGESIGIIHSITNTPILPEYRRKLLAVALIKGAQATTAIEGNTLTYEEIENIQSGGEVPPSKEYQKQEVRNVITALNTVLRQLVFDKHIEYITPNLLKRFHEMIGRNIGMAFDATPGSFRKRNVIVGNYRPPSSESVPKLIDKLCVWIKKEFQFGESQKIEDAIIQAIVTHLYIAWIHPFSDGNGRTARLVEFFILMRAGIPDIASHILSNHYNETRTMYYRQIEHATQTQDLTKFIFYALQGFRDGLVAVLEQIQESQLVVSWKSHIFDVFKNLKKNKQDLSSMNKRRRELILSLPMDTYFDPSVSTFPNKEIENLYRKVSGRTFLRDIEFLRKLKLLSFEKGKGYRPYFETLKSHMALSIEHDEQLNG; this is encoded by the coding sequence ATGCTCCAATACCATACTAATTATGAACATCTCTGCTTTCAGGAGAGATGGACCATCACGAAGGACATTGCCCTTTTATTAGGTGAAAGTATCGGTATAATACATTCGATAACAAACACCCCTATCTTACCTGAATATCGAAGGAAACTATTGGCCGTTGCTTTGATTAAGGGGGCACAGGCTACTACTGCCATAGAAGGAAACACCCTTACATACGAAGAAATTGAGAACATCCAATCAGGAGGGGAAGTCCCGCCATCCAAAGAATATCAGAAACAAGAAGTCCGCAATGTTATTACAGCTCTGAATACAGTTTTACGGCAATTGGTGTTTGATAAGCACATTGAATACATCACGCCAAATCTTTTAAAGCGTTTCCATGAAATGATAGGTAGAAATATAGGAATGGCTTTTGATGCCACTCCCGGCTCCTTCAGAAAGCGGAATGTAATTGTCGGCAACTATCGGCCGCCATCTTCGGAGAGCGTTCCAAAGCTTATTGATAAGCTTTGTGTGTGGATAAAAAAAGAATTTCAATTTGGTGAAAGCCAGAAAATCGAAGATGCAATCATTCAGGCCATAGTTACGCACCTGTATATTGCTTGGATACACCCCTTTTCTGATGGAAATGGAAGGACGGCCAGGCTTGTAGAATTCTTTATTCTCATGAGGGCGGGGATTCCTGATATTGCATCGCACATACTATCAAATCATTATAATGAAACGAGAACCATGTATTATCGTCAGATAGAACATGCTACGCAGACTCAGGATCTAACAAAATTTATCTTTTATGCACTTCAGGGATTCCGCGATGGCCTGGTTGCTGTGTTGGAACAAATACAGGAGTCACAGCTGGTAGTTTCATGGAAAAGTCATATATTCGATGTATTTAAGAATCTGAAAAAGAATAAGCAGGATTTATCCTCGATGAATAAGAGGAGGAGAGAATTGATTTTATCCTTACCCATGGATACATACTTTGATCCCTCTGTATCGACCTTCCCGAACAAAGAAATAGAAAACCTGTATAGAAAAGTGTCTGGTAGGACATTTTTACGTGATATCGAATTTCTTAGAAAGTTAAAATTGCTATCTTTTGAAAAAGGAAAGGGATATCGGCCCTACTTTGAAACATTGAAGAGCCATATGGCGCTTAGCATAGAACATGATGAACAATTGAATGGCTGA
- a CDS encoding AraC family transcriptional regulator, whose translation MADPFIIHQAVDFIYTHLDEQLSVGRVADACCFSPYYFNRMFRQVTGESLYACIKRLRLERGAFRLLKEPSATVTDIALEAGFSPSNFATAFRDHFGLSPMRYRNERPFRASVPYAEQLHEIRKRQESPDDALLSFLDSRISLRVLPSTRIVTRKFIGPYSRLGEVWCRFCESMGSYLRRLSSPSFIGISFDDPLITDSRSCVYNPAFELPDAYGPGTLAMPGGLHACYRYRGGHEQLLIAFNDLVGVWMPYHGYVVGQGFVFERYYSAGTDEAGYFDVDLCVPVRPAHKFRSNKT comes from the coding sequence ATGGCTGACCCTTTTATCATTCACCAGGCTGTCGATTTCATCTATACCCATCTCGATGAACAGCTCTCTGTGGGAAGGGTTGCAGATGCCTGTTGCTTTTCACCCTATTACTTCAATCGCATGTTCAGGCAGGTAACGGGTGAAAGCCTCTATGCCTGCATCAAAAGATTACGACTCGAACGGGGGGCATTCCGCTTACTGAAAGAACCATCGGCAACGGTAACGGATATTGCCCTGGAAGCGGGGTTTAGCCCCTCGAATTTTGCCACGGCCTTCCGCGATCACTTCGGTCTTTCTCCTATGCGTTATCGGAATGAGCGGCCCTTCAGGGCTTCCGTTCCCTATGCCGAGCAGCTCCATGAAATACGTAAAAGACAGGAATCCCCCGACGATGCCCTGCTTTCTTTCCTGGACTCCCGGATATCTCTTCGTGTGCTGCCGTCCACCCGCATTGTCACCAGGAAATTTATCGGCCCCTATTCCCGCCTTGGTGAGGTCTGGTGTCGCTTTTGCGAGAGCATGGGATCCTATCTTCGCCGGCTTTCCTCTCCATCGTTTATCGGGATTTCCTTCGACGATCCCCTCATCACCGATTCCCGTTCCTGTGTCTATAACCCCGCTTTTGAACTGCCTGATGCCTATGGGCCGGGTACCCTCGCGATGCCCGGGGGCCTGCATGCCTGTTACCGCTATCGCGGGGGACATGAACAGCTTTTGATTGCTTTCAACGATCTTGTCGGAGTCTGGATGCCCTATCACGGATATGTAGTAGGACAAGGTTTTGTTTTTGAGCGTTACTATTCGGCAGGCACCGACGAGGCGGGGTACTTTGATGTTGATCTCTGTGTTCCTGTACGGCCTGCGCACAAATTCAGAAGTAATAAAACGTAA